In Hermetia illucens chromosome 1, iHerIll2.2.curated.20191125, whole genome shotgun sequence, one genomic interval encodes:
- the LOC119659252 gene encoding farnesol dehydrogenase-like, producing MERWQNRVAVVTGASSGIGATVAADLVKAGLVVIALARRESKLRENKNALPADVQSRYHPVRCDVTNEEEVKKVFSWVEKLFGGTDILVNNAGVFHYGTNLVDSSNSDAICKTLDTNVKALAFCVREAFNSMKNRKFDGHVILVNSVAGHTTERIPGTNMYMPSKHAVTALAQTYRHEFAQAGTKVKITSISPGAVRTEILPEELLKIPGFPILEAEDISNAILYTIATPPNVQIFELTIEPVGASMPNVQQKN from the exons ATGGAAAGGTGGCAAAATCGAGTAGCAGTGGTAACAGGTGCCAGCTCCGGAATTGGAGCTACTGTTGCAGCAGACCTTGTGAAAGCTGGGCTTGTGGTGATTGCTTTGGCACGCCGGGAAAGCAAACTTCGCGAAAATAAAAATGCATTGCCCGCTGATGTGCAATCACGATATCATCCGGTTCGGTGTGATGTCACCAACGAGGAGGAAGTTAAGAAGGTCTTCTCGTGGGTCGAGAAGCTTTTCGGTGGAACCGATATCTTGGTCAACAATGCAGGAGTATTTCATTATGGGACGAATCTAGTTGACTCTAGCAATTCGGACGCGATTTGCAAAACCTTGGATACAAATGTTAAGGCTCTGGCGTTTTGCGTTCGTGAAGCTTTCAATTCAATGAAGAACCGAAAATTCGACGGTCATGTGATACTTGTTAACAGCGTCGCTGGACATACCACTGAACGGATCCCGGGAACAAACATGTATATGCCGTCTAAGCATGCTGTAACTGCCTTGGCTCAAACGTATCGTCACGAATTCGCACAAGCTGGTACAAAGGTGAAAATAACG AGTATCAGTCCGGGTGCTGTCAGAACGGAGATCCTTCCTGAGGAGTTGCTCAAAATCCCTGGATTTCCCATTTTGGAGGCTGAAGACATTTCAAACGCTATACTGTACACAATCGCTACTCCACCCAATGTTCAA atttttgaactGACAATTGAGCCGGTGGGTGCGAGCATGCCAAATGTCCAACAGAAAAATTAA
- the LOC119659165 gene encoding farnesol dehydrogenase-like gives MERWQDKVAVVTGASCGIGAVTAAKLLQNGFSVVALARREERLLENQEALPENLRSRYHPKKCDVTDEKAVKKTFAWIEDRFGGADVLVNNAGVMTVGVDLSSPDNTDIMRNTIETNVMSVVYCVREAFNSMKKRNVDGHIVIINSELGHKVPMMTSGSMNIYPASKFAVTAMIETYRQEFANAGTKVKITSISPGGVETELVPNLGLYREAGLALLYPEDVTNAILYALGTPPHVQVHELIIKPMGAKS, from the exons ATGGAGCGTTGGCAAGATAAGGTGGCGGTTGTAACTGGAGCAAGTTGTGGAATAGGAGCCGTAACTGCTGCAAAACTATTGCAAAACGGATTTTCCGTTGTTGCTCTTGCACGTCGTGAGGAACGACTCCTTGAAAACCAGGAAGCTCTCCCGGAAAACCTGCGAAGTCGTTACCATCCCAAGAAATGTGATGTTACTGACGAGAAAGCCGTGAAAAAGACCTTCGCCTGGATTGAGGACCGCTTTGGGGGAGCTGATGTTCTAGTCAATAACGCCGGTGTTATGACCGTCGGTGTGGACCTCTCGAGTCCAGATAATACAGACATTATGAGGAATACTATTGAGACTAATGTAATGAGTGTAGTCTACTGCGTACGAGAAGCATTCAATTCAATGAAAAAGCGGAACGTCGATGGCCATATCGTTATTATTAATAGTGAGCTTGGCCATAAGGTCCCCATGATGACCAGTGGGTCGATGAACATCTACCCTGCTTCGAAGTTTGCTGTTACTGCGATGATAGAGACCTATCGTCAGGAGTTTGCAAATGCTGGGACAAAAGTGAAAATAACG AGTATCAGCCCTGGTGGTGTAGAAACTGAGCTTGTCCCAAACTTGGGACTCTATAGAGAAGCAGGCCTTGCCCTATTGTATCCAGAGGACGTGACCAACGCTATATTATACGCCCTGGGCACCCCGCCACATGTTCAA GTTCACGAATTAATCATTAAACCCATGGGTGCAAAAAGTTAA